One window from the genome of Balaenoptera musculus isolate JJ_BM4_2016_0621 chromosome 3, mBalMus1.pri.v3, whole genome shotgun sequence encodes:
- the POLRMT gene encoding DNA-directed RNA polymerase, mitochondrial isoform X2, with translation MSAVRWGRGAAGFGRALWPAGAPGLLAEEGGLGGVWGRKRSSTASPCEQDRRKDWGHAELLEGEPDPRGLGPEAPSSLSPPSAALLGAASLVPHSDPVLKARVRQLQAEGVAEVTVKRVAKRVAVARAPEAGGAQPPRQAQAGAEGAAPMLSSRWAQKLDDDQRLMERRKQRLEGKLQKHVEKVAWQKQLRSEPRLLSRKLASQLQHWEQGAPRSPWEEQLAQLLQEAPQGRSGEAAAAPADRGPESRLEGQRQRLLSFFECCLLTGNLPLAHHVLVTHHSKSQQQRLLTLSMYNMVMLGWARQGSFKELMYVFFMLKDAGLAPDLRSYAAALQCMGRLDQDAGTIRRCLKQMAQDGLQLQGLFTAVPLSAEERAELLRAVRKAKPAFTPPRPPVPPPQVNTSPLLREIYAKDPTVSYPRLHLSLKELQGLFRQQLRVEMATTVTVESVEKVPLLTKEVLHARKTLAGLRTRWRTALYRELQETKESEAHAAREGRLSLFPYLCLLSEKEIVGMLLQTLQALPAQGESLLFLAHELGLRVFKRKQLRNEVQELEQRYSKYLHLLASDTQVAEPCLPRQHWEALGVPEAPHEQPWPMSVVVQLGKQLAEVLVRAAQMPSSLAAPRSPGTLIPVLYHVYSFRSFRQIGILKPHPAFTQLLETAAERTLTFESTDVPMLCPPLPWTSPHSGAFLLSPTKMMRSVEGSQQHQLLLERCPPAELHGALDALTQLGNCAWRVNGRILDLVLELFTDKGCPRLGVPAPPSEAPRPPEGRQAPKGCLLPEVSPAEKAEMRRELARRLKVAREMQSLRADALYRLSLAQHLRHRVFWLPHNMDFRGRTYPCSPHFNHLGSDLARALLEFAQGRPLGPHGLNWLKIHLVNLTGLKKRESLQARRDYADELMEDILDSADRPMTGRKWWMEADEPWQALACCMEVAQAVRAPDPTAYVSHFPVHQGAPREPSWGSLELALPRPSLPAPHPPPVAQDGSCNGLQHYAALGRDSVGAASVNLLPLDLPQDVYSEVAAQVEVFRRQDAEQGVRVAQVLEGFISRKVVKQTVMTVVYGVTRYGGRLQIEKRLREIHDFPQDFVWEASHYLVRQVFNSLQEMFSGTRSIQRWLTESARLISHTGSAVEWVTPLGIPVIQPYHRDSKVMIKGGLQSLTFSSSVDTSQKPNTLKQKNGFPPNFIHSLDSSHMMLTALHCYRKGLTFVSVHDCFWTHAADVAVMNQVCREQFVRLHSQPILHNLSRFLIKRFCSDPRTSKSIWVSRLMDTLLSVPKAGTFNLEQVKHSTYFFS, from the exons ATGTCTGCCGTGCGCTGGGGCCGCGGCGCGGCGGGGTTCGGGAGGGCCCTGTGGCCGGCGGGCGCCCCCGGCCTCCTGGCCGAGGAAG GGGGCCTTGGTGGCGTCTGGGGCCGTAAGAGGAGCTCGACTGCCAGCCCTTGTGAGCAGGACCGCCGGAAGGACTGGGGCCATGCCGAGCTGCTGGAGGGTGAGCCTGACCCCCGAGGTCTGGGGCCTGAAGCCCCTTCCTCACTGTCCCCCCCGTCGGCAGCGCTGCTGGGAGCCGCCTCCCTGGTTCCCCACAGTGACCCCG TGCTCAAGGCGCGGGTGCGGCAGCTGCAGGCCGAGGGCGTGGCAGAGGTGACGGTGAAGAGGGTGGCCAAGAGGGTGGCCGTGGCTCGAGCCCCGGAGGCTGGCGGCGCCCAGCCACCCAGGCAGGCCCAGGCAGGGGCCGAGGGGGCCGCCCCCATGCTCAGCAGCCGCTGGGCGCAGAAACTGGACGACGATCAGCGGCTGATGGAGAGGCGCAAGCAGCGGCTGGAGGGGAAGCTGCAGAAGCACGTGGAGAAGGTGGCCTGGCAAAAGCAGCTGCGCTCGGAGCCCCGGCTGCTTAGCAGGAAGCTGGCGAGCCAGCTGCAGCACTGGGAGCAGGGGGCGCCCCGGAGCCCGTGGGAGGAGCAGCTGGCGCAGCTGCTGCAGGAGGCCCCGCAGGGGCGGAGCGgcgaggcggcggcggccccgGCGGACAGAGGCCCCGAGTCGCGGCTGGAGGGCCAGCGGCAGAGGCTCCTGTCCTTCTTTGAGTGCTGCCTGCTCACGGGCAACCTGCCCCTGGCCCACCACGTGCTGGTCACCCACCACAGCAAGTCCCAGCAGCAGCGGCTGCTCACACTCTCCATGTACAACATGGTCATGCTCGGCTGGGCTCGCCAG GGCTCCTTCAAAGAGCTGATGTACGTGTTCTTCATGCTGAAAGATGCCGGCCTCGCCCCGGACCTGCGGTCCTACGCGGCTGCCCTGCAGTGCATGGGGCGCCTGGACCAGGATGCTGGCACCATCCGAAG GTGCCTGAAGCAGATGGCGCAGGACGGGCTACAGCTGCAGGGGCTCTTCACGGCTGTGCCGCTGAGCGCCGAGGAGCGGGCTGAGCTCCTGCGGGCTGTGCGCAAGGCCAAGCCCGCCTTCACCCCCCCGCGGCCGCCCGTGCCCCCGCCCCAGGTCAACACCTCGCCGCTGCTCCGGGAGATCTACGCCAAG GACCCCACTGTGTCCTACCCGAGGCTGCACTTGTCCCTGAAGGAGCTGCAGGGCCTCTTCCGACAGCAGCTTCGCGTGGAGATGGCCACCACTGTCACCGTGGAGTCCGTGGAGAAGGTTCCACTGCTGACCAAGGAGGTCCTGCATGCG cggAAGACCCTGGCAGGCTTGCGCACCCGATGGAGGACGGCGCTGTACCGGGAGCTGCAAGAGACCAAGGAGAGCGAGGCCCACGCTGCTCGAGAAGGCCGCCTCTCACTCTTCCCGTACCTGTGCCTGCTCAGCGAGAAGGAGATTGTGGGGATGCTGCTGCAG ACCCTGCAGGCGCTGCCCGCGCAAGGAGAGTCACTTCTCTTCCTGGCGCACGAGCTGGGTCTGCGTGTCTTCAAGAGGAAGCAGCTCAGAAACGAGGTGCAGGAACTGGAGCAGCGCTACTCCAAGTACCTGCACCTGCTGGCCTCCGACACCCAG GTGGCGGAGCCATGCCTGCCACGGCAGCATTGGGAGGCACTGGGGGTGCCTGAGGCCCCCCACGAGCAGCCCTGGCCCATGTCAGTGGTGGTGCAGCTGGGAAAGCAGCTGGCGGAGGTGCTGGTGCGGGCCGCGCAGATGCCCAGCAGCCTGGCAGCGCCCCGGAGCCCAGGCACGCTCATCCCTGTGCTCTACCACGTGTACTCCTTCCGCAGCTTCCGCCAG aTCGGGATCCTGAAGCCTCACCCGGCCTTCACGCAGCTGCTGGAGACGGCGGCAGAGCGCACACTGACCTTTGAGTCGACGGACGTGCCCATGCTGTGCCCACCGCTGCCCTGGACGTCGCCCCACTCGGGTGCCTTCCTGCTGAGCCCCACCAAGATGATGCGCTCTGTGGAGGGCAGCCAGCAGCACCAGCTCCTGCTGGAGCGCTGCCCGCCTGCCGAGCTGCACGGTGCCCTGGATGCCCTCACCCAGCTGGGCAACTGCGCCTGGCGGGTCAACGGGCGCATACTGGACCTGGTGCTGGAGCTCTTCACTGACAAGGGCTGCCCTCGCCTGGGTGTGCCCGCCCCGCCCTCCGAGGCCCCCCGGCCACCCGAGGGCCGTCAGGCTCCCAAGGGCTGCTTGCTGCCCGAGGTCTCGCCTGCCGAAAAGGCTGAGATGCGGCGGGAGCTGGCCCGGCGCCTGAAGGTGGCACGGGAGATGCAGAGCCTGCGCGCCGATGCACTGTACCGCCTGTCGCTGGCCCAGCACCTGCGGCACCGCGTCTTTTGGCTGCCGCACAACATGGACTTCCGCGGCCGGACCTATCCCTGCTCACCGCATTTCAACCACCTGGGCAGTGACCTGGCCCGCGCACTGCTGGAGTTCGCCCAGGGCCGCCCACTCGGCCCCCACGGCCTCAACTGGCTCAAGATACACCTGGTCAACCTCACAGGGCTCAAGAAGCGCGAGTCGCTGCAGGCACGCCGGGACTATGCGGACGAGCTGATGGAGGACATCCTAGACTCGGCGGACCGGCCCATGACG GGCCGCAAGTGGTGGATGGAGGCAGACGAGCCCTGGCAAGCCTTGGCCTGCTGCATGGAGGTCGCCCAGGCGGTGCGTGCCCCCGACCCCACCGCCTATGTCTCCCACTTCCCGGTTCACCAG GGAGCACCCCGTGAGCCGAGCTGGGGAAGCCTGGAGCTCGCCTTGCCCCGCCCCTCGCTCCCTGCTCCTCACCCTCCACCCGTCGCCCAGGATGGCTCCTGTAACGGCCTGCAGCACTACGCCGCCCTGGGCCGGGACAGCGTGGGGGCCGCCTCCGTCAACCTGTTGCCCTTGGACCTGCCGCAGGACGTGTACAGTGAGGTGGCTGCACAG GTGGAGGTGTTCCGCAGGCAGGACGCCGAACAGGGTGTGCGGGTGGCCCAGGTGCTGGAGGGTTTCATCAGCCGCAAGGTGGTCAAGCAGACGGTGATGACCGTCGTGTACGGGGTCACCCGCTACGGGGGCCGCCTGCAGATCGAGAAGCGCCTCCGGGAGATCCACGACTTCCCCCAG GACTTCGTGTGGGAGGCTTCTCACTACCTCGTGCGCCAGGTGTTCAACAGCCTGCAGGAGATGTTCTCGGGCACCCGGTCCATCCAG CGCTGGCTGACCGAGAGCGCCCGGCTCATCTCCCACACGGGCTCGGCCGTGGAGTGGGTCACGCCCCTGGGCATCCCAGTCATCCAGCCCTACCACCGTGACTCCAAGGTCATG ATCAAAGGCGGGCTCCAGAGCCTCACCTTCAGCAGCAGCGTGGACACCAGCCA GAAGCCCAATAcgctgaagcagaagaacggctTCCCGCCCAACTTCATCCACTCGCTGGACTCCTCGCACATGATGCTCACGGCCCTGCACTGCTACAG GAAGGGCCTGACCTTCGTCTCGGTGCACGACTGCTTCTGGACCCACGCCGCTGACGTTGCGGTCATGAACCAG GTCTGCCGTGAGCAGTTCGTCCGTCTGCACAGCCAGCCCATTCTCCACAACCTGTCCAGGTTCCTGATCAAGCGGTTCTGCTCTGACCCCAG GACCTCCAAGAGCATCTGGGTCTCCAGGCTGATGGACACGCTGCTGTCTGTGCCCAAGGCAG GGACCTTCAACCTGGAGCAGGTGAAGCACTCCACGTACTTCTTCAGCTGA